The Porites lutea chromosome 4, jaPorLute2.1, whole genome shotgun sequence genome contains a region encoding:
- the LOC140932640 gene encoding uncharacterized protein isoform X2 yields the protein MAPFRWPTSFHDICLCKEVLEKNPTSVAEWEKIAEMLSEQFSTPEKPVEVKGRGCRERLDRLLQKYRQDDKRSLKKSGTEEEYTELQQLLHDINSFKRDMEELKNKEIMKKKQKQKQDREKGLQMREAALSGMAKGKCDSDDTSSSSENEESTSTDSKKGIQKQIGNRN from the exons ATGGCTCCATTTCGATGGCCAACTAGTTTCCACGATATTTGCCTTTGTAAAGAGGTCTTAGAAAAAAACCCAACCTCCGTAGCTGAATGGGAAAAGATAGCGGAGATGCTTAGTGAACAATTCAGCACTCCAGAGAAACCGGTGGAAGTGAAAGGAAGAGGATGCAGGGAGCGCCTAGATCGATTGCTACAGAAATATAGGCAGGACGATAAAAGATCTCTCAAAAA ATCAGGAACAGAAGAAGAGTATACAGAGCTCCAGCAGTTATTGCATGATATAAACTCTTTTAAAAGAGATATGGAGgagctaaaaaacaaagaaataatgaagaaaaaacaaaagcaaaaacaggACAGAGAAAAGGGGCTTCAAATGAGAGAGGCTGCTTTATCTGGAATGGCTA AGGGAAAGTGTGACAGTGATGATACCTCCAGCAGCTCTGAGAATGAGGAATCTACTTCCACTGATTCAAAAAAAG
- the LOC140932640 gene encoding uncharacterized protein isoform X1 — protein MAPFRWPTSFHDICLCKEVLEKNPTSVAEWEKIAEMLSEQFSTPEKPVEVKGRGCRERLDRLLQKYRQDDKRSLKKSGTEEEYTELQQLLHDINSFKRDMEELKNKEIMKKKQKQKQDREKGLQMREAALSGMAKGKCDSDDTSSSSENEESTSTDSKKVSKGKTPRKRATRLSAVKMLEAKYQRKADLKEQELKQRMQEFEFQKQKYEDEASERKEKSKLELEERRLFLSMLKEKL, from the exons ATGGCTCCATTTCGATGGCCAACTAGTTTCCACGATATTTGCCTTTGTAAAGAGGTCTTAGAAAAAAACCCAACCTCCGTAGCTGAATGGGAAAAGATAGCGGAGATGCTTAGTGAACAATTCAGCACTCCAGAGAAACCGGTGGAAGTGAAAGGAAGAGGATGCAGGGAGCGCCTAGATCGATTGCTACAGAAATATAGGCAGGACGATAAAAGATCTCTCAAAAA ATCAGGAACAGAAGAAGAGTATACAGAGCTCCAGCAGTTATTGCATGATATAAACTCTTTTAAAAGAGATATGGAGgagctaaaaaacaaagaaataatgaagaaaaaacaaaagcaaaaacaggACAGAGAAAAGGGGCTTCAAATGAGAGAGGCTGCTTTATCTGGAATGGCTA AGGGAAAGTGTGACAGTGATGATACCTCCAGCAGCTCTGAGAATGAGGAATCTACTTCCACTGATTCAAAAAAAG TGTCTAAAGGAAAAACTCCAAGGAAGAGAGCTACCAGGCTCTCAGCAGTGAAAATGCTGGAAGCTAAGTACCAAAGAAAGGCAGATCTTAAGGAACAAGAGCTCAAACAAAGGATGcaggaatttgaattccaaaagcaaaaatatgAGGATGAAGCTTCTGAACGTAAAGAGAAGTCTAAATTAGAACTAGAGGAGAGAAGGCTGTTCTTAAGTATGCTAAAAGAGAAACTGTAA